From the genome of Bacteroidales bacterium:
CGGGTGGAGGAGAAGAAGCCTTTGGTCAGATATGCTGCAACATAAGGATGTAGGTGGATGGTCACATGTTTGAGCTTTTCTTGTTGCACCATGTATGACAGATTATTATATAAATCATCATCGAACAGTACACTAGGTGTTATTTCTCCCGTTCCTTTACATGTCGGACATTTTTCAACGGTTTGTTCATTCAACTCAGGACGTACCCGTTGCCGGGTGATTTGCATCAAGCCGAATTTGCTGACCGGAAGTATGTTATGCTTGGCCCTGTCATCAGCCATTGCTTCTTTCATCTTTTCAAGCAATTTAGACCGGTGTTCGGCTGTATACATATCGATGAAATCTATGACAATGATCCCACCCATATCGCGCAAACGTAATTGTTGGGCAATATGTTGTGCCGCAATTAGATTTACTTCCAATGCATTTGTTTCCTGATCATTACCCAACTTTGTACGGTTGCCGCTGTTTACATCAATGACATGCAGGGCTTCGGTATGTTCAATAATCAGGTATGCTCCGTTACGGATGGAAACAGTTCTGCCGAATAATGCCTTGATCTGTTTGTTAATGCCAAATCTTTCGAAAATGGGAACCCCTTCCTTGATCAGGCGGACAATTTTTTCCTTCTCTGGAGCTATTGAGTTGATGTATTCTTTTATTTCCTTATAATAGTGTTCATCATTTACGAAGATATGGGAAAATGTACCATTTAACAAATCACGCAGGATCGTAGATGCCCGGTTCATTTCTCCGAGGAATAGCTTGGGAATTTGTACATTTTGCAAATTGCTGAATGCATCTTCCCATTTTTTCACCAGTTCACGTAACTCTTCATCCAGAATTTCAGCGGTTTTTCCTTCGGCTACAGTACGGATGATAACTCCGTAATGTTTTGGTTTAAGGCTTTGTACGAGCGTCCTGAGACGTTTTTTCTCTTCCGGGGATGATATTTTCTGTGATATGGATACTTTATCGGAAAAAGGAATCAATACTAAATTTCTTCCTGCGATGGAAATTTCGGAACTTAAACGGGGGCCTTTTGTTGATATAGGTTCTTTAGCGACTTGAACCAGAATCGGTTGTCCGGATTTAAGGATGTCTGCAATTTTTCCTTTTTTATCAATATCTTCTTCCTGTTTGAAGCGTTGCATTGACGGAGCTTTTCCTTTACGCTGCATAGCTGTTTCCAGGTACTTTTGTAAAGTTTGAACCTGAGGCCCCAGGTCAAGATAATGCAGAAAAGCATCTTTTTCATATCCGACATCAACAAATGCAGCATTCAGGCCGGGCATAATTTTTTTTACTTTGCCCAGATAGATATCTCCTACCGAAAATTGCAGATTACTCTTTTCTTTATTCAGTTCAACTAACTGTTTGTCTTTTAAATGTGCAATTACAATTTC
Proteins encoded in this window:
- a CDS encoding Rne/Rng family ribonuclease, which encodes MSNELIIDVTPSEIVIAHLKDKQLVELNKEKSNLQFSVGDIYLGKVKKIMPGLNAAFVDVGYEKDAFLHYLDLGPQVQTLQKYLETAMQRKGKAPSMQRFKQEEDIDKKGKIADILKSGQPILVQVAKEPISTKGPRLSSEISIAGRNLVLIPFSDKVSISQKISSPEEKKRLRTLVQSLKPKHYGVIIRTVAEGKTAEILDEELRELVKKWEDAFSNLQNVQIPKLFLGEMNRASTILRDLLNGTFSHIFVNDEHYYKEIKEYINSIAPEKEKIVRLIKEGVPIFERFGINKQIKALFGRTVSIRNGAYLIIEHTEALHVIDVNSGNRTKLGNDQETNALEVNLIAAQHIAQQLRLRDMGGIIVIDFIDMYTAEHRSKLLEKMKEAMADDRAKHNILPVSKFGLMQITRQRVRPELNEQTVEKCPTCKGTGEITPSVLFDDDLYNNLSYMVQQEKLKHVTIHLHPYVAAYLTKGFFSSTRKKWARKLHCHIKIVPISTYSYLEAKFYTKDGEEIFQ